In the genome of Fusarium oxysporum f. sp. lycopersici 4287 supercont2.46 genomic scaffold, whole genome shotgun sequence, one region contains:
- a CDS encoding catalase-peroxidase 2 produces the protein MVLAGNVALEHSGFETLGFAGGRADTWEADESIYWGAESTFVPKGNDVRYNGSTDIYERADKLEKPLGATHFGLIYVNPEGPDGSSDPKASALDIRTAFGRMGMDDEETAALIIGGHTLGKTHGAVPAKNIGPEPMAADLGEMGLGWHNSVNEGNGPDQMTSGLEVIWSTTPTKWSNHFLKSLLGNNWTLVESPAGHKQWEALNGKLEYPDPFVKGKFRRPTMLTSDLALINDPSYLKICKRWHDNPKELNAAFARAWYKLLHRDLGPVSRYLGPEVAKEKFIWQDPLPERKGDIIGEADISSLKSAILSADGLDVSKLVSTAWNSASTFRGTDKRGGANGARIALEPQVNWVSNNPKQLKQVLSALKKVQKDFNSKSGSKKVSLADLIVLGGVAAIEKAAQAAGFKDVEVPFTPGRVDATQNQTDLVQFGYLEPLADGFRNYGHGTARARTEEILVDRAALLTLTPPEMTVLVGGLRALNANYDGSSNGILTEKKGQLTNDFFVNLLSPAYSWAKKDSQGEIWTGTDRATKSVKWTATRADLVFGSHAELRAISEVYGSADAKEKFVKDFISAWTKVMNLDRFDVKAEK, from the exons ATGGTCCTCGCCGGCAACGTCGCCCTCGAGCACAGCGGCTTCGAGACCCTTGGTTTCGCCGGTGGTCGCGCTGACACCTGGGAGGCCGATGAGTCCATCTACTGGGGTGCCGAGTCCACCTTTGTCCCCAAGGGTAACGACGTTCGCTACAACGGTAGCACAGACATTTACGAGCGTGCCGATAAGCTCGAGAAGCCTCTTGGTGCTACGCACTTTGGTCTCATTTATGTTAACCCCGAGGGTCCTGATGGAAGCTCTGATCCTAAGGCTTCTGCTCTTGATATCCGTACTGCTTTTGGCCGTATGGGTATggacgatgaggagactGCTGCTCTCATCATTGGTGGTCACACCCTGGGCAAAACTCATGGTGCTGTTCCTGCTAAGAACATTGGCCCTGAGCCCATGGCTGCTGACCTTGGAGAGATGGGTCTTGGCTGGCACAACAGCGTCAACGAGGGTAACGGTCCTGACCAGATGACCAGTGGTCTTGAGGTTATCTGGTCCACCACTCCCACCAA GTGGAGCAACCACTTCCTCAAGTCTCTTCTCGGCAACAACTGGACCCTCGTCGAGAGCCCCGCAGGCCACAAGCAATGGGAAGCTCTCAACGGCAAGCTCGAGTACCCCGACCCCTTCGTCAAGGGCAAGTTCCGCCGCCCCACCATGCTCACCAGCGATCTCGCCCTCATCAACGACCCCTCGTACCTCAAGATCTGCAAGCGCTGGCACGACAACCCCAAGGAGTTGAACGCTGCTTTCGCCCGCGCCTGGTACAAGCTCCTCCACCGTGATCTCGGTCCTGTCTCTCGCTACCTTGGCCCCGAGGTCGCTAAGGAGAAGTTCATCTGGCAGGATCCTCTCCCTGAGCGAAAGGGCGACATCATTGGCGAGGCTGATATTTCTAGCCTCAAGTCTGCTATCCTCTCTGctgatggtcttgatgttTCTAAGCTTGTTTCTACTGCTTGGAACTCTGCTTCTACTTTCCGTGGAACTGACAAGCGTGGTGGTGCCAACGGTGCCCGTATTGCTCTTGAGCCTCAGGTCAACTGGGTCAGCAACAACCCCAAGCAGCTCAAGCAGGTCCTCTCTGCCCTGAAGAAGGTCCAGAAGGACTTCAATTCCAAGTCCGGCTCCAAGAAGGTTTCTCTCGCTGATCTGATTGTCCTCGGTGGTGTTGCTGCtattgagaaggctgccCAGGCTGCTGGCTTCAAGGACGTCGAGGTTCCCTTCACTCCTGGCCGTGTTGACGCTACTCAGAACCAGACTGATCTCGTTCAGTTCGGTTACCTTGAGCCTCTTGCTGATGGTTTCCGCAACTACGGACATGGAACTGCCCGTGCTCGCACTGAGGAGATCCTTGTCGACCGCGCTGCTCTTCTTACCCTTACTCCTCCCGAGATGACTGTCCTTGTCGGTGGTCTCCGTGCCTTGAACGCCAACTACGACGGTTCATCCAACGGTATTCTcaccgagaagaagggccAACTCACCAACGACTTCTTCGTCAACCTTCTCTCCCCAGCCTACTCATGGGCCAAGAAGGACAGCCAGGGTGAGATCTGGACTGGTACTGACCGTGCCACCAAGTCTGTCAAGTGGACTGCTACCCGCGCTGATCTTGTCTTCGGATCTCACGCTGAGCTGCGTGCTATTTCTGAGGTCTACGGTAGTGCTGATGCGAAGGAGAAGTTTGTGAAGGATTTCATTTCTGCGTGGACCAAGGTCATGAACCTGGACCGCTTTgatgtcaaggctgagaagtaG
- a CDS encoding catalase-peroxidase 2, which translates to MHVQSLLLASGLVPLAASQGCPFAKRATDTNLVPPREIPEDFGICRVASNQAGGGTRSRDFWPCALRLDVLRQFSPQYNPLGADFDYTEAFKSLDFAALKKDLNALLTDSQDWWPADHGNYGGLFIRMSWHSAGTYRAMDGRGGSGMGQQRFAPLDSWPDNQNLDKARRLLWPIKQKYGSKISWADLMVLAGNVALEHSGFETLGFAGGRADTWEADESIYWGAESTFVPKGNDVRYNGSTDIYERADKLEKPLGATHFGLIYVNPEGPDGSSDPKASALDIRTAFGRMGMDDEETAALIIGGHTLGKTHGAVPAKNIGPEPMAADLGEMGLGWHNSVNEGNGPDQMTSGLEVIWSTTPTKWSNHFLKSLLGNNWTLVESPAGHKQWEALNGKLEYPDPFVKGKFRRPTMLTSDLALINDPSYLKICKRWHDNPKELNAAFARAWYKLLHRDLGPVSRYLGPEVAKEKFIWQDPLPERKGDIIGEADISSLKSAILSADGLDVSKLVSTAWNSASTFRGTDKRGGANGARIALEPQVNWVSNNPKQLKQVLSALKKVQKDFNSKSGSKKVSLADLIVLGGVAAIEKAAQAAGFKDVEVPFTPGRVDATQNQTDLVQFGYLEPLADGFRNYGHGTARARTEEILVDRAALLTLTPPEMTVLVGGLRALNANYDGSSNGILTEKKGQLTNDFFVNLLSPAYSWAKKDSQGEIWTGTDRATKSVKWTATRADLVFGSHAELRAISEVYGSADAKEKFVKDFISAWTKVMNLDRFDVKAEK; encoded by the exons ATGCACGTACAATCACTTCTGCTGGCTTCTGGCCTCGTGCCTCTGGCCGCTAGCCAGGGCTGCCCCTTTGCCAAGCGCGCCACAGACACTAATCTTGTTCCCCCGAGAGAAATCCCCGAGGACTTTGGCATCTGCCGCGTCGCTAGCAACCAGGCTGGTGGCGGTACCCGATCCAGGGACTTTTGGCCTTGTGCTTTGAGACTGGATGTCTTGAGGCAGTTTTCGCCTCAGTATAACCCATTGGGTGCTGATTTCGACTACACTGAGGCTTTCAAGTCTCTGGACT TTGCTGCTTTGAAGAAGGATCTCAATGCACTTCTCACTGATTCTCAGGATTGGTGGCCTGCTGACCATGGTAACTATGGCGGTCTCTTCATCCGCATGTCATGGCACAGCGCTGGTACCTACCGCGCAATGGACGGCCGAGGTGGCTCCGGAATG GGTCAACAACGATTTGCTCCTCTCGACAGCTGGCCCGACAACCAGAACCTGGACAAGGCTCGCCGTCTGCTCT GGCCTATCAAGCAAAAGTATGGCAGCAAGATCTCATGGGCTGACTTGATGGTCCTCGCCGGCAACGTCGCCCTCGAGCACAGCGGCTTCGAGACCCTTGGTTTCGCCGGTGGTCGCGCTGACACCTGGGAGGCCGATGAGTCCATCTACTGGGGTGCCGAGTCCACCTTTGTCCCCAAGGGTAACGACGTTCGCTACAACGGTAGCACAGACATTTACGAGCGTGCCGATAAGCTCGAGAAGCCTCTTGGTGCTACGCACTTTGGTCTCATTTATGTTAACCCCGAGGGTCCTGATGGAAGCTCTGATCCTAAGGCTTCTGCTCTTGATATCCGTACTGCTTTTGGCCGTATGGGTATggacgatgaggagactGCTGCTCTCATCATTGGTGGTCACACCCTGGGCAAAACTCATGGTGCTGTTCCTGCTAAGAACATTGGCCCTGAGCCCATGGCTGCTGACCTTGGAGAGATGGGTCTTGGCTGGCACAACAGCGTCAACGAGGGTAACGGTCCTGACCAGATGACCAGTGGTCTTGAGGTTATCTGGTCCACCACTCCCACCAA GTGGAGCAACCACTTCCTCAAGTCTCTTCTCGGCAACAACTGGACCCTCGTCGAGAGCCCCGCAGGCCACAAGCAATGGGAAGCTCTCAACGGCAAGCTCGAGTACCCCGACCCCTTCGTCAAGGGCAAGTTCCGCCGCCCCACCATGCTCACCAGCGATCTCGCCCTCATCAACGACCCCTCGTACCTCAAGATCTGCAAGCGCTGGCACGACAACCCCAAGGAGTTGAACGCTGCTTTCGCCCGCGCCTGGTACAAGCTCCTCCACCGTGATCTCGGTCCTGTCTCTCGCTACCTTGGCCCCGAGGTCGCTAAGGAGAAGTTCATCTGGCAGGATCCTCTCCCTGAGCGAAAGGGCGACATCATTGGCGAGGCTGATATTTCTAGCCTCAAGTCTGCTATCCTCTCTGctgatggtcttgatgttTCTAAGCTTGTTTCTACTGCTTGGAACTCTGCTTCTACTTTCCGTGGAACTGACAAGCGTGGTGGTGCCAACGGTGCCCGTATTGCTCTTGAGCCTCAGGTCAACTGGGTCAGCAACAACCCCAAGCAGCTCAAGCAGGTCCTCTCTGCCCTGAAGAAGGTCCAGAAGGACTTCAATTCCAAGTCCGGCTCCAAGAAGGTTTCTCTCGCTGATCTGATTGTCCTCGGTGGTGTTGCTGCtattgagaaggctgccCAGGCTGCTGGCTTCAAGGACGTCGAGGTTCCCTTCACTCCTGGCCGTGTTGACGCTACTCAGAACCAGACTGATCTCGTTCAGTTCGGTTACCTTGAGCCTCTTGCTGATGGTTTCCGCAACTACGGACATGGAACTGCCCGTGCTCGCACTGAGGAGATCCTTGTCGACCGCGCTGCTCTTCTTACCCTTACTCCTCCCGAGATGACTGTCCTTGTCGGTGGTCTCCGTGCCTTGAACGCCAACTACGACGGTTCATCCAACGGTATTCTcaccgagaagaagggccAACTCACCAACGACTTCTTCGTCAACCTTCTCTCCCCAGCCTACTCATGGGCCAAGAAGGACAGCCAGGGTGAGATCTGGACTGGTACTGACCGTGCCACCAAGTCTGTCAAGTGGACTGCTACCCGCGCTGATCTTGTCTTCGGATCTCACGCTGAGCTGCGTGCTATTTCTGAGGTCTACGGTAGTGCTGATGCGAAGGAGAAGTTTGTGAAGGATTTCATTTCTGCGTGGACCAAGGTCATGAACCTGGACCGCTTTgatgtcaaggctgagaagtaG